A window from Plodia interpunctella isolate USDA-ARS_2022_Savannah chromosome 2, ilPloInte3.2, whole genome shotgun sequence encodes these proteins:
- the LOC128681262 gene encoding E3 ubiquitin-protein ligase Topors-like, which yields METVSSVTQDDSSGANPNSVKSEDSSPQNESGRGSPPPNCAICLGTCKNKSFTDSCLHQFCFTCLLTWSKVKAECPLCKQNFKSIIHNVRSNHQYEEYLVEQRETEESIDRFDIDSTIAQANRRFRYRTTLTLPRRDSLAIQQLLLQQYPTPPRAALRPPRHPAAFRRTVYRHNLYARPLPDFTGRFRDCSPQFYRYNDTQMHRLVPWLNRELHYLLNENIGHISYVITRILELLPQYHINSPEFRAAMQPYFRDRTEHFLHELYCFASTPYDMTGYDRYVRYTTDTRISTMVNEVISSSDSDASVDSDIVMVSSSEPAEPPPGPSRIAGPSRVPQPVYPQNYIAEPTNVIPIETISHSDTDDDSSEVMVVGYIKPPQDRTPEVVDLLGSDSDVIVQDATPPPPPPSSERAEDGAVPLVKLILKRHMTSVESSDDDSYGARRSQSDTASTSHTWRSTPEPEPWLPPVQPSSSSSSSTSTSSSDDTLTEYLESSSERSSDRRSRPVKKKTKRKSRKEIASKEKKKSKKRSSRPRKDRSAPDKEKRKRKTRSGKGVKSSKKTALPQSSSPLPVAEEQPGPSGTCNSRKRRVNKDRKRRRSSRTSRESKRLKSVVNVINNKTLEEPSSSASLSSAVINPNSTSAGPSRSPPLELDLPGLDATSVAVQTRDYTDSDWDELPLNLTVQKTFHSL from the exons ATGGAAACTGTATCATCAGTGACCCAAGATGACAGTTCTGGAGCCAATCCGAACAGTGTGAAGAGTGAAGACAGCAGTCCACAAAATGAAAGTGGGAGGGGCTCACCTCCTCCTAACTGTGCTATCTGCTTGGGTACTTGCAAGAACAAGTCCTTCACAGACTCCTGTCTACACCAGTTTTGCTTTACATGTCTCCTGACATGGAGCAAA GTAAAAGCAGAGTGCCCCTTGTGCAAGCAGAacttcaaatcaattattcaCAATGTGCGTTCTAATCATCAGTATGAAGAGTATTTGGTGGAACAAAGAGAGACGGAAGAAAGTATAGATAGATTTGATATTGATAGCACTATTGCACAGGCAAACAGGAGGTTTAGATACAG GACAACGCTAACGCTCCCGCGGCGCGATTCGCTGGCGATCCAGCAGCTGCTGCTGCAGCAGTACCCGACGCCGCCGCGCGCGGCGCTGCGTCCGCCGCGTCACCCCGCCGCCTTCCGCCGCACCGTGTACCGCCACAACCTGTACGCGCGCCCGCTGCCCGACTTCACGGGCCGCTTCCGGGACTGCTCACCGCAGTTCTATAG GTACAATGACACACAGATGCATCGTTTAGTGCCTTGGCTCAATCGAGAACTCCACTATTtactaaatgaaaatattgggCACATTTCATATGTAATAACCCGTATATTAGAATTACTTCCCCAGTACCACATCAACTCGCCTGAATTCAGAGCTGCGATGCAGCCTTATTTTAGAGATAGAACAGAACACTTCCTCCACGAGTTATACTGCTTCGCATCTACTCCCTACGACATGACGGGCTACGACCGCTACGTGCGCTACACCACCGACACCAGGATATCCACCATGGTCAACGAAGTCATTTCCAGTTCCGATTCCGACGCCAGCGTGGACTCAGACATAGTTATGGTCTCGAGTTCCGAGCCCGCAGAACCTCCTCCCGGACCCTCCAGGATAGCAGGCCCTTCCAGAGTGCCTCAGCCGGTGTATCCTCAAAATTACATCGCCGAGCCGACCAACGTCATCCCCATCGAAACCATCTCACACTCTGACACGGACGACGACTCCTCGGAAGTGATGGTGGTCGGGTACATAAAACCTCCGCAGGACAGGACGCCCGAGGTGGTCGATCTGCTGGGTTCGGACAGCGACGTCATAGTGCAGGACGcgacgccgccgccgccgccgcccagCTCCGAGCGGGCGGAAGACGGCGCGGTGCCGCTCGTCAAGCTGATATTGAAGCGTCACATGACCAGCGTGGAGTCCAGCGACGACGACAGCTACGGGGCGCGGCGCTCGCAGTCCGACACGGCCTCCACCAGCCACACGTGGCGCTCCACGCCCGAGCCAGAGCCCTGGCTGCCGCCTGTCCAACCCTCTTCCTCCTCCAGCTCCTCCACCTCCACCTCCTCCAGTGATGATACCTTAACCGAGTACTTGGAGAGCTCCTCCGAGCGCTCCAGTGACAGAAGAAGCAGGCctgttaaaaagaaaaccaaGAGAAAAAGTCGTAAGGAAATCGCctcgaaagaaaaaaagaaaagtaaaaaacgtTCTTCTCGACCTCGTAAAGATAGATCGGCGCCcgataaagagaaaagaaaacGTAAGACGCGTTCGGGAAAGGGTGTCAAGTCGTCGAAGAAAACTGCCTTACCTCAATCCAGTAGTCCGCTTCCGGTCGCGGAGGAGCAGCCCGGCCCCAGTGGAACTTGTAATAGTCGGAAACGTCGAGTGAACAAGGACCGTAAAAGAAGGCGCTCGAGTCGAACGAGTCGCGAGAGCAAAAGACTGAAAAGTgttgtaaatgtaattaacaataaaacattagaaGAACCGAGTTCAAGTGCATCGTTAAGTAGTGCTGTGATTAATCCTAACTCTACCTCTGCCGGCCCCAGCCGTTCGCCTCCACTAGAGTTAGATCTACCTGGGTTGGATGCGACTTCTGTGGCTGTACAAACTAGAGATTATACTGATTCGGACTGGGATGAACTTCCACTCAATTTGACAGTgcaaaaaacatttcattccTTGTAG
- the LOC128681361 gene encoding histone-lysine N-methyltransferase SETMAR-like has translation MDLTREHFRAMIYYDFRRGLTQKQCIEQLILTFGDEAPSKTTVYYWFKEFQRGRSMLTDEIKEGRPKSVVVQQNIDAVRQLVMQDRHVTYREIEASLGISMTSIHAILHEHLIVKKICSRWIPHNLSVDQKQARVDWCKKMIKKYNRGTSKAVYNIYTGDETWIYAYDPETKQQSTVWVFQDEPNPTKVVRARSTLKQMVACFFGINGHVATVPLENSRTVNSEWYTTICLPEVFEKIRKNNPQRRIILHHDNASCHKSAETNNVLEGQKIELTGHPPYSPDLAPNDFYLFPNIKNKLRGQRFSSREEAVDAFKTHVLDIPQSEWKKCFENWFHRMQKCIDHRGEYFEKQ, from the coding sequence atggatttaactcgtgaacattttcgcgcgatgatttattatgattttcggcgtggattaactcaaaaacagtgcatcgaacaactgattttaacttttggagatgaagcaccatcgaaaaccactgtgtattattggtttaaggaatttcaacgtggacggtctatgctcacggatgaaattaaggagggtcgtcctaaatcggtagtggtacaacaaaatattgatgctgtgcgacaattagtaatgcaagatcgtcatgttacataccgcgagatagaggcgtctctgggcattagtatgacgagtatacacgcgatattacacgaacatttaattgttaaaaaaatttgttcgcgttggattccgcacaacttgagcgtagatcaaaaacaggctcgtgtcgactggtgtaagaaaatgataaaaaaatacaaccgtggcacgtcaaaagctgtttataatatctacacaggtgacgaaacctggatctatgcttatgaccctgaaactaaacagcagtcaacggtgtgggtctttcaagatgaaccgaatccaacaaaagttgttcgtgcgagaagcactttaaagcaaatggtcgcttgtttttttggtatcaacggacatgtagctacagtgccactagagaatagtaggacggttaattctgaatggtacaccaccatttgtttgccagaagtctttgaaaaaatacgaaagaacaacccacaacgcagaatcatacttcatcacgacaatgctagctgccacaagtcggctgaaacaaataatgttttggagggtcaaaagattgaattgacgggtcatccgccgtacagccccgacctggcacccaatgatttttatttatttccaaacattaaaaataaattacgtggtcaacgtttttcgagccgcgaagaggccgttgatgcgttcaaaacacacgttttggacatacctcaatcagaatggaaaaagtgctttgaaaattggtttcatcgtatgcagaagtgcatagatcatcgcggagaatacttcgagaaacaataa
- the LOC128681347 gene encoding mitogen-activated protein kinase p38b-like isoform X2: protein MPKFHKVDINKTEWIVPERYQSLTPVGSGAYGQVCAAVDTLHNMKVAIKKLARPFQSAVHAKRTYRELRMLKHMNHENVIGLLDVFSPEKTIEEFQQVYLVTHLMGADLNNIIRTQKLSDDHVQFLVYQILRGLKYIHSAGIIHRDLKPSNIAVNEDCELKILDFGLARPTETEMTGYVATRWYRAPEIMLNWMHYNQTVDIWSVGCIMAELLTGRTLFPGTDHIDHLTRILFLCGNPEQETIDKIISEEARNYIMSLPRLNKRDFREVFRGANPLAINLLERMLELDADKRITAEEALAHEYLSQYADPTDEPESSPYDESFEDMDLPVDKWKELVWKEVVEFKPHPQHMNTVVEVNPL from the exons atgcCTAAATTTCATAAGGTGGACATCAACAAAACAGAATGGATAGTGCCAGAACGATACCAATCTTTAACACCTGTAGGATCAGGCGCCTACGGTCAagtttg CGCCGCTGTGGATACGCTGCATAATATGAAAGTTGCCATCAAGAAGTTGGCGCGGCCCTTCCAATCAGCGGTACATGCGAAGCGAACGTACCGTGAGCTGCGCATGTTGAAGCACATGAATCACGAGAATGTTATTG GGTTACTGGATGTATTCAGTCCCGAGAAGACAATAGAGGAGTTCCAGCAGGTTTACCTAGTGACGCACCTGATGGGTGCAGACTTAAATAACATCATACGCACACAGAAACTGTCAGATGACCATGTACAGTTTCTTGTCTATCAAATCCTCCGTGGCTTGAAGTACATCCACTCAGCCGGTATTATACACAGG gaCCTAAAACCCTCAAATATTGCTGTAAACGAAGATTgtgagttaaaaatattagattttggCCTGGCCCGGCCAACAGAAACTGAAATGACTGGCTATGTAGCCACAAG ATGGTATAGAGCTCCTGAGATAATGCTCAATTGGATGCACTACAACCAAACAGTGGACATTTGGTCAGTCGGCTGCATCATGGCAGAACTGTTGACTGGAAGAACCCTCTTCCCAGGCACAGACC ATATTGATCACCTGACCAGGATTTTGTTCTTGTGCGGTAATCCTGAACAAGAGACTATTGATAAGATCATTAGCGAAGAG GCCAGGAACTACATCATGAGCCTGCCGAGGCTGAACAAGCGCGACTTCCGCGAGGTGTTCCGCGGCGCCAACCCGCTCGCGATCAACTTGCTCGAGCGCATGCTGGAGCTCGACGCTGACAA ACGAATTACCGCGGAGGAGGCGCTGGCGCACGAGTACCTGTCGCAGTACGCGGACCCCACGGACGAGCCGGAGTCCTCGCCCTACGACGAGAGCTTCGAGGACATGGACCTGCCTGTCGACAAGTGGAAGG AGTTAGTATGGAAAGAGGTGGTAGAGTTCAAACCACACCCACAGCATATGAACACCGTGGTGGAAGTGAACCCTTTATAA
- the LOC128681347 gene encoding mitogen-activated protein kinase p38a-like isoform X4, producing MKVAIKKLARPFQSAVHAKRTYRELRMLKHMNHENVIGLLDVFSPEKTIEEFQQVYLVTHLMGADLNNIIRTQKLSDDHVQFLVYQILRGLKYIHSAGIIHRDLKPSNIAVNEDCELKILDFGLARPTETEMTGYVATRWYRAPEIMLNWMHYNQTVDIWSVGCIMAELLTGRTLFPGTDHIDHLTRILFLCGNPEQETIDKIISEEARNYIMSLPRLNKRDFREVFRGANPLAINLLERMLELDADKRITAEEALAHEYLSQYADPTDEPESSPYDESFEDMDLPVDKWKELVWKEVVEFKPHPQHMNTVVEVNPL from the exons ATGAAAGTTGCCATCAAGAAGTTGGCGCGGCCCTTCCAATCAGCGGTACATGCGAAGCGAACGTACCGTGAGCTGCGCATGTTGAAGCACATGAATCACGAGAATGTTATTG GGTTACTGGATGTATTCAGTCCCGAGAAGACAATAGAGGAGTTCCAGCAGGTTTACCTAGTGACGCACCTGATGGGTGCAGACTTAAATAACATCATACGCACACAGAAACTGTCAGATGACCATGTACAGTTTCTTGTCTATCAAATCCTCCGTGGCTTGAAGTACATCCACTCAGCCGGTATTATACACAGG gaCCTAAAACCCTCAAATATTGCTGTAAACGAAGATTgtgagttaaaaatattagattttggCCTGGCCCGGCCAACAGAAACTGAAATGACTGGCTATGTAGCCACAAG ATGGTATAGAGCTCCTGAGATAATGCTCAATTGGATGCACTACAACCAAACAGTGGACATTTGGTCAGTCGGCTGCATCATGGCAGAACTGTTGACTGGAAGAACCCTCTTCCCAGGCACAGACC ATATTGATCACCTGACCAGGATTTTGTTCTTGTGCGGTAATCCTGAACAAGAGACTATTGATAAGATCATTAGCGAAGAG GCCAGGAACTACATCATGAGCCTGCCGAGGCTGAACAAGCGCGACTTCCGCGAGGTGTTCCGCGGCGCCAACCCGCTCGCGATCAACTTGCTCGAGCGCATGCTGGAGCTCGACGCTGACAA ACGAATTACCGCGGAGGAGGCGCTGGCGCACGAGTACCTGTCGCAGTACGCGGACCCCACGGACGAGCCGGAGTCCTCGCCCTACGACGAGAGCTTCGAGGACATGGACCTGCCTGTCGACAAGTGGAAGG AGTTAGTATGGAAAGAGGTGGTAGAGTTCAAACCACACCCACAGCATATGAACACCGTGGTGGAAGTGAACCCTTTATAA
- the LOC128681347 gene encoding mitogen-activated protein kinase p38b-like isoform X1, whose protein sequence is MPKFHKVDINKTEWIVPERYQSLTPVGSGAYGQVCAAVDTLHNMKVAIKKLARPFQSAVHAKRTYRELRMLKHMNHENVIGLLDVFSPEKTIEEFQQVYLVTHLMGADLNNIIRTQKLSDDHVQFLVYQILRGLKYIHSAGIIHRDLKPSNIAVNEDCELKILDFGLARPTETEMTGYVATRWYRAPEIMLNWMHYNQTVDIWSVGCIMAELLTGRTLFPGTDHIHQLNLIMEVLGTPPQEFMAKISSESARNYIMSLPRLNKRDFREVFRGANPLAINLLERMLELDADKRITAEEALAHEYLSQYADPTDEPESSPYDESFEDMDLPVDKWKELVWKEVVEFKPHPQHMNTVVEVNPL, encoded by the exons atgcCTAAATTTCATAAGGTGGACATCAACAAAACAGAATGGATAGTGCCAGAACGATACCAATCTTTAACACCTGTAGGATCAGGCGCCTACGGTCAagtttg CGCCGCTGTGGATACGCTGCATAATATGAAAGTTGCCATCAAGAAGTTGGCGCGGCCCTTCCAATCAGCGGTACATGCGAAGCGAACGTACCGTGAGCTGCGCATGTTGAAGCACATGAATCACGAGAATGTTATTG GGTTACTGGATGTATTCAGTCCCGAGAAGACAATAGAGGAGTTCCAGCAGGTTTACCTAGTGACGCACCTGATGGGTGCAGACTTAAATAACATCATACGCACACAGAAACTGTCAGATGACCATGTACAGTTTCTTGTCTATCAAATCCTCCGTGGCTTGAAGTACATCCACTCAGCCGGTATTATACACAGG gaCCTAAAACCCTCAAATATTGCTGTAAACGAAGATTgtgagttaaaaatattagattttggCCTGGCCCGGCCAACAGAAACTGAAATGACTGGCTATGTAGCCACAAG ATGGTATAGAGCTCCTGAGATAATGCTCAATTGGATGCACTACAACCAAACAGTGGACATTTGGTCAGTCGGCTGCATCATGGCAGAACTGTTGACTGGAAGAACCCTCTTCCCAGGCACAGACC ATATCCATCAACTGAATCTGATCATGGAGGTGCTCGGCACACCGCCTCAGGAATTCATGGCGAAGATATCCTCAGAGTCT GCCAGGAACTACATCATGAGCCTGCCGAGGCTGAACAAGCGCGACTTCCGCGAGGTGTTCCGCGGCGCCAACCCGCTCGCGATCAACTTGCTCGAGCGCATGCTGGAGCTCGACGCTGACAA ACGAATTACCGCGGAGGAGGCGCTGGCGCACGAGTACCTGTCGCAGTACGCGGACCCCACGGACGAGCCGGAGTCCTCGCCCTACGACGAGAGCTTCGAGGACATGGACCTGCCTGTCGACAAGTGGAAGG AGTTAGTATGGAAAGAGGTGGTAGAGTTCAAACCACACCCACAGCATATGAACACCGTGGTGGAAGTGAACCCTTTATAA
- the LOC128681347 gene encoding mitogen-activated protein kinase p38a-like isoform X3, translated as MKVAIKKLARPFQSAVHAKRTYRELRMLKHMNHENVIGLLDVFSPEKTIEEFQQVYLVTHLMGADLNNIIRTQKLSDDHVQFLVYQILRGLKYIHSAGIIHRDLKPSNIAVNEDCELKILDFGLARPTETEMTGYVATRWYRAPEIMLNWMHYNQTVDIWSVGCIMAELLTGRTLFPGTDHIHQLNLIMEVLGTPPQEFMAKISSESARNYIMSLPRLNKRDFREVFRGANPLAINLLERMLELDADKRITAEEALAHEYLSQYADPTDEPESSPYDESFEDMDLPVDKWKELVWKEVVEFKPHPQHMNTVVEVNPL; from the exons ATGAAAGTTGCCATCAAGAAGTTGGCGCGGCCCTTCCAATCAGCGGTACATGCGAAGCGAACGTACCGTGAGCTGCGCATGTTGAAGCACATGAATCACGAGAATGTTATTG GGTTACTGGATGTATTCAGTCCCGAGAAGACAATAGAGGAGTTCCAGCAGGTTTACCTAGTGACGCACCTGATGGGTGCAGACTTAAATAACATCATACGCACACAGAAACTGTCAGATGACCATGTACAGTTTCTTGTCTATCAAATCCTCCGTGGCTTGAAGTACATCCACTCAGCCGGTATTATACACAGG gaCCTAAAACCCTCAAATATTGCTGTAAACGAAGATTgtgagttaaaaatattagattttggCCTGGCCCGGCCAACAGAAACTGAAATGACTGGCTATGTAGCCACAAG ATGGTATAGAGCTCCTGAGATAATGCTCAATTGGATGCACTACAACCAAACAGTGGACATTTGGTCAGTCGGCTGCATCATGGCAGAACTGTTGACTGGAAGAACCCTCTTCCCAGGCACAGACC ATATCCATCAACTGAATCTGATCATGGAGGTGCTCGGCACACCGCCTCAGGAATTCATGGCGAAGATATCCTCAGAGTCT GCCAGGAACTACATCATGAGCCTGCCGAGGCTGAACAAGCGCGACTTCCGCGAGGTGTTCCGCGGCGCCAACCCGCTCGCGATCAACTTGCTCGAGCGCATGCTGGAGCTCGACGCTGACAA ACGAATTACCGCGGAGGAGGCGCTGGCGCACGAGTACCTGTCGCAGTACGCGGACCCCACGGACGAGCCGGAGTCCTCGCCCTACGACGAGAGCTTCGAGGACATGGACCTGCCTGTCGACAAGTGGAAGG AGTTAGTATGGAAAGAGGTGGTAGAGTTCAAACCACACCCACAGCATATGAACACCGTGGTGGAAGTGAACCCTTTATAA
- the ND-B17 gene encoding uncharacterized protein ND-B17: MAQTAGVKPMTIAGRVAVERERCLGMTDAERSWRKQWLKDQVLAPHEPVHVEEYYRELTNPIRRFYRKPLDVIFNALAPALGSERAMTMRYFTGKLGLIAIGILGTHYYFKYNGNDWSKQGGWRVMTTKPTVLPGQPGFPFKSTRTHTDYADRGFKKSALYC, translated from the exons ATGGCTCAAACTGCGGGTGTGAAGCCCATGACTATTGCTGGTCGTGTGGCCGTTGAAAGGGAGAGATGTTTGGGCATGACTGATGCTGAGAGATCTTGGCGTAAACAGTGGCTCAAGGATCAAGTGTTAGCTCCTCACGAACCAGTGCACGTAGAAGAATACTACAGAGAACTTACCAATCCTATTCGCCGTTTTTACCGCAAGCCTTTGGATGTGATCTTCAATGCACTTGCGCCTGCCCTG GGTTCTGAACGGGCAATGACTATGAGATATTTTACTGGAAAGCTGGGTTTAATTGCTATTGGAATACTGGGCACACATTATTACTTCAAATATAATGGAAAT GACTGGTCAAAGCAAGGTGGCTGGAGAGTAATGACAACCAAACCAACAGTTCTACCTGGACAGCCTGGATTCCCATTCAAATCTACACGCACACACACAGACTATGCAGACAGGGGTTTCAAAAAGTCTGCcttatattgttaa
- the LOC128679546 gene encoding probable dimethyladenosine transferase: MPKIKAEKKSRIHNEVAKQGIQFNKDFGQHILKNPLIITSMLDKSGLRPTDVVLEIGPGTGNMTIKLLDRVKKVVACEIDTRLVAELQKRVQGTPYQAKLEILVGDVLKTELPFFDICVANIPYQISSPLVFKLLLHRPFFRCAVLMFQKEFAQRLVAKPGDKLYCRLSINTQLLARVDMLMKVGKNNFRPPPKVESSVVRIEPRNPPPPINFVEWDGLTRIAFVRKNKTLSAAFKHATTMAALEKNYRVHCSLHNKEIPSDFDIKLKVQEILTNAEADQMRARTMDIDDFMKLLHAFNAEGIHFA, from the exons ATGCCAAAAATTAAAGCAGAAAAGAAGTCAAGAATACATAATGAAGTTGCTAAGCAAg GAATCcaatttaataaagacttTGGCCAGCACATCTTGAAGAATCCCCTTATCATAACTTCTATGCTTGACAAATCTGGTCTGCGCCCAACTGATGTCGTCTTGGAAATTGGTCCCGGTACCGGTAATATGACAATAAAGCTTTTGGATCGTGTGAAAAAGGTTGTGGCATGCGAAATTGACACCAG GTTAGTTGCAGAGCTACAAAAAAGAGTTCAAGGTACACCATATCAAGCCAAACTGGAGATCCTTGTCGGAGATGTATTGAAAACAGAATTGCCATTCTTTGACATCTGCGTTGCTAACATACCCTACCAGATCAGTTCCCCACTTGTTTTCAAGCTATTGCTACACAGACCTTTCTTCAGATGTGCAGTGCTCATGTTTCAGAAGGAATTTGCACAGAGATTAGTTGCAAAACCAGGAGATAAGTTGTACTGTAgattatcaataaatacacAACTGTTGGCTCGTGTTGACATGTTAATGAAG gtTGGCAAAAATAACTTCAGACCCCCACCAAAAGTAGAATCCAGTGTTGTCAGAATTGAACCACGAAATCCACCACcaccaataaattttgtagaatGGGATGGATTGACAAGAATTGCGTTTGTTAGGAAAAACAAGACACTTTCTGCTGCTTTTAAACATGCAACTACAATGGCTGCTTTGGAAAAGAACTACAGAGTTCATTGTTCCTTACACAATAAG GAAATACCTAgtgattttgatattaagCTAAAAGTGCAAGAAATATTGACAAATGCTGAGGCTGATCAGATGAGGGCCAGAACTATGGATATTgatgattttatgaaattattacatGCATTCAATGCAGAAGGAATACATTTTGCATGA